The Longimicrobium sp. sequence CGCGTGAAGTGGCGGCTCGCCGATCCGATTCCCCCCCCATTTGTCATCCTGAGGGAGCCGCGCGACGGATGCTCACGGTGCGCCGTACTCCCGCGGCGACCGAAGGATCTAGCCGGCGAGGCAGGAGGACGGCGCCGTACCACGGGCCTCGCGCCACGCGCAGTAGATCCTTCGCTCCGCGCCACAGGTTCGTGACGGGGCAAGGTTGGCGCGGCGCGTCGCTCAGGATGACAGAAGAAGGGAGGATGCCCGTTCCTCCTGTCACGCACTCACGCACTCACGCACTCACGCACTTCCGTCCCCCCGGATCGTATCTTGCCGGATGCGCGGCATTCCCGGGGTACCGCGCGCGCCACGACTCAACCCGACGCCATGTCCGGACTCGAAGGGCTCCTCGCCGGCCGCACGCTGATGGGCCGCTACCGGATCGAGGAAGTGATCGGCAGGGGCGGCTTCGCAGCCGTGTACCGGGCCCACGACGAACGCCTCGGCCGCACGGTGGCGGTCAAGGTCATCACCGTGGTCGCGGCGGACGCGGCGACGCGCGACCAGATCCGCCGCCGGTTCGAGCGCGAGGCGCGCGTCGCCGCCAGCCTGGACCATCCCAACGTCGTGACCGTCTACGACGTAGGGACCGATCCCGACCTGGAGCTCGACTTCCTGGTGATGGAGCTGCTGCGCGGCGAGGACCTGTCGCGCCGCCTCGCACGCCCGGAGCGGCTGGAGACGCCCGCGGCGGTGCGCATCCTCCGCGACACCGCGCACGGAATCGCGGCGGGACACCGCGGCGGGCTGATTCATCGCGACGTGAAGCCGGCCAACATCTTCCTCGCGGAGCACGAGCGCGAGGAGCGCTTCCGCGTGTGCGTGCTCGACTTCGGCATCGCGCGCATCCGCGACGCCGAGCAGTCGCTCACGAAGCTGACCCGGGGCGCCGCGCCGCTCTCGCCGCGCTATGCATCGCCGGAGCAGCTCCAGGACGCGCGCGACCTTTCCCCCGCGTCCGACGTGTACAGCCTGGGGGTGATCGGGTACGAGCTGCTGACGGGGGAGCGCCCGTTCGACCCCGAGCAGATTCGCCTGTTGACGCGCGGGGACGCGGCCGATCCGCCCTCGTTCGATGCCATCCCCGCCCAGGTCGAGCCGATCATCCGCAGGGCGATGGAGCTGGACCCGGAGCGCCGCTTCGCCGACGCCGGCGAGATGGCCGAGGCGCTGGATGCCGCTCTCACCTCGCTCCGCGCCGAAGCCGTGCCGGTCGTCGTGCCCGTCGAGGCGTCGGAGACGGTGATGCTCCCCGCCACCGAGCCGGCCGCGGCGGTGCCGGGGGTCGTGGCGCCTCCCGTTGTCGTGCCCACGCCCGCGGCCGAGCCCGTGCGCGAGACGCCGCCCGCCCCGCTCGCGGATCCCACGCGCGAGGTGCCGCTCCTGGCGGAGCGCGTGCCGGCGGGTGTGCCAGTCACTGGACGTCCGGCGCGCCGCCGTGCTTCACCCGCGCTGCTCGTGGGGGTTCCGCTGCTCCTGCTCGTGGGCGGCGGCGCGTGGTGGGCGATGTCTCGCGACACACCGGATGCACCGCGTCCCGTCGAGCAGACCACGGCAGCCGCGCCGCCCGCCGCGACTCCGCCGCCCGCGCGCACGCCCGACTCTCTCGCCTGGAGCGCCCCCGACGGCGGAGACCCGGCCGAGGCCGGAGCAGTGCAGCAGCCGGGCTCGGGTGGGGTCCCTGCCGGCGGCGCCGTGCCCGGCGGTGGTGCGGCACCTGCCGGCGGTGCAGCGCCTCCCGCCCAGCCCGGCACCGCCCCGGCGGCCAGCGGCACGTTCGCGGGCACGTCCACGCCACCGCGGACCCCCGCGCCCGCGTCGAGCCCCGCCGCGGCGAGCGCGGCGCGCCAGGCGGAGCAGCGCTTCGAAGTCGGGGACTTTCCGGCGGCGGTGGCGGGATTCAGGCGGGCGGTGGCGGCGGCGCCGGGCAACGCGCACTATCGCAACCAGCTGGGATGGGCCCTCTTCCAGAGCGGCGACCTGGCCGGTGCGGAGCGGGAGCTGCGCGAGACGGTGCGGCTGGATCCCAACCGCGCCATCGCCTACGCCAACCTGGGAGAGGTGTACCGGGTGCGCGGGCAGAAGCCGGCGGCCATCGCCAACTACCGCCGCTTCCTGGAGCTGAACACCAACGAGCGCCGCGAAGAGATCGCGAG is a genomic window containing:
- a CDS encoding protein kinase; its protein translation is MSGLEGLLAGRTLMGRYRIEEVIGRGGFAAVYRAHDERLGRTVAVKVITVVAADAATRDQIRRRFEREARVAASLDHPNVVTVYDVGTDPDLELDFLVMELLRGEDLSRRLARPERLETPAAVRILRDTAHGIAAGHRGGLIHRDVKPANIFLAEHEREERFRVCVLDFGIARIRDAEQSLTKLTRGAAPLSPRYASPEQLQDARDLSPASDVYSLGVIGYELLTGERPFDPEQIRLLTRGDAADPPSFDAIPAQVEPIIRRAMELDPERRFADAGEMAEALDAALTSLRAEAVPVVVPVEASETVMLPATEPAAAVPGVVAPPVVVPTPAAEPVRETPPAPLADPTREVPLLAERVPAGVPVTGRPARRRASPALLVGVPLLLLVGGGAWWAMSRDTPDAPRPVEQTTAAAPPAATPPPARTPDSLAWSAPDGGDPAEAGAVQQPGSGGVPAGGAVPGGGAAPAGGAAPPAQPGTAPAASGTFAGTSTPPRTPAPASSPAAASAARQAEQRFEVGDFPAAVAGFRRAVAAAPGNAHYRNQLGWALFQSGDLAGAERELRETVRLDPNRAIAYANLGEVYRVRGQKPAAIANYRRFLELNTNERREEIARGKLRGMGATP